The Thunnus thynnus chromosome 13, fThuThy2.1, whole genome shotgun sequence genome segment CGAATCAACGTTACATAGCAGTTAGTTTGACAAACATTTAACTATAACGTCAACTTTACACCGTTGACTTGGCTTAAAATTGTAagtctctttttaaaaagtgtgcTAGCAGACATTGGTATGTCCACGAAACTTCTACAGCCTTTACAACATAAACCAAtctctgccaaaaaaaaaaaacccacaagcAAGGCCGCTGACAATCCACGGTCCTCGATTTTTACTGGCGCGCCATCTCGAGCCGCCCCTGGCCCCCTAACGTCAACGTCATAGTCCGGTCCCCGTTTGGGCTTGAACGGAGCGGCTAAACATGCTAAATGGCTAGCAACAACACTGTAATTACCAGTTAGCTTAGCCAATGAAAGCTAACGCTGCAACAAGGTGTGTTGGCTGGCTGTTCTCAACACCTACCCGCATGCGAACTTCATAAGTTGTGTAACGGTTTCGTCCAACTCCAACGATTTGTGGATCATAAACGTCTATTTCCAGGAAATTGCTGGGGGGGCCGTAAGCATCCGTCAGGTCCTGGGGCTTTGAATTCAACCGGCGAGTGTCGGCCACCGCAGGCTCTGACATTTTGTCGggttgtaattttttttttgggacGACCGACGGCGAATTAGCGTCAAACCAACTAAATGCGcagtaaaatcttaaatctCATCTGAAGACATCAATTGTTTGCTATAGCTGATCGATTCAGCTAGGGAAGTAGCTGACTTGTATCTCTCTCTTCTTGCGGGGGCCAGCCGCCCTGCGCCCTACCCTTCTTGAATCTGAAAAATGCGTTGACTCAGTTCCGTACTGTCCGGGACACTCTGCACTCCCTCTAACGGACAAGCAGATAACTGGACGGGCCagttttaaaggacaggttcgcaatttttccaagtctgtcttaaaacaacagtcaggtgcccatatgaacactgaaagaggttttccttgctgtaatcattcttctgTTTACACtagccattaaaagatccccttcaaatgcactttcagtgtaagtgatgggggtcaacatccacagtgtgtccacatagtcattttgtacaaaaatgcatttaaaagtgtatctgaatcttatatgaggcttcagcagtctgagctAGTCACATCAagtcttttttagcatcaaattccctctttgtgtttcctcggacagtgttgagctgcggtggaaatatagtaacaaaaagagggacattgacactaaaaagactgtaacattcaaatatatctacttgattttaCTAATTTGGacagtttaataataatattagcttcagataaacttttacatagatttttgcacagaaggaggcttgtggattttgccccccatcacttacattgtacattatgaagggatcttctaatgaatggtcagtatgaacagcaggaatgattatggcaagaaaaacctatttcaatgtttatttgggcacctgactactgttttaagacagacttgaaaaattgtgaacccgtcctttaacacTGACTCAGTTGTCCAAATGAATTGGTGTAGTTGTACAAATAATACCACAGAACATTTCATGGAAATATGGATTTATTTATCAGAGGCAGACAGGGAAGATTGCACTAGATAGCTGAGTCAGTCTTGGTAATGACAAATATATTGAATGAAGGACATATAATGCTCCACTAAAAATAGGATAGAAgtataaaaaacaatacaaaatatatatatttttaaaaagtacttcCAAAGATAATAGATGTTACACATTCTGTCAGTATAGGCTAATACAGAAATTCTGAGGTTGGAAGCTGGGTGATATATCAGTACAGTATTGATCACTGCCAGATACCAAGTGGgtattgtaatattattgtAACATGATCTAATGAGGCACCTTTTGTAAAGACTTTATGATAAGCCCAGTAACTAATGGTTGTAAATAATTTACTAACGCTTTGTAGATCAATTAGAAGACATCAGTAGGAACATGTTACCAAAAATTCTTTTGGCTGGTGTCTATTCTTTCTGTTTAGTAATAATGGAgatataataattaatacatGATCATAGTTTTCTCACTATATAACAAGCCATCAAATCTGCAGTTAATATCAAGTCCTTAATAAAGGTTTTTTATGATAATCCATCCAATATGCAGTAACCTAAATGttaatttgttaaaaaataaatacattttggtcTGGATGCATTGCAAAACTTGTCCAGCAAGTGTCATGTTGGAGGAGGATAACACCAGCCTAAGGGATATTTTAGATCTCACAGTTGCAGATATAGAATTCATAagtattaaccattaataaagccaagaatttaaaatgtacaaCTTATAAACTCTTTAAAAATTAGAAAGAAAAGATTAGAAAGTGGTAGCCACTCGGTAATTTGACCAGCCGAGGAAGTGAACAATAAAAGCTGCCTTCGGTTTTTGTAATTAGTTCTCATTAAATACGAAGATCAATAGTCATACCCAGATACCAATAAGgtatttaatcaaaatgttggGATATTAGATTTCATCAATATCATCCAGCTATACATGACACCAACATATTAGTTACTTTTgtgttacaaaacaaacaagaaaatgtcattttgccACTTTCTCCATCTGCATGATCAGTTAAAATTACCAAAAGTATTGAAAACTTGTTTAAACTTTCTGTGATTTATGCATGTGGGTTTGTTTCATTACATAATGTCTCACTaacagtttaaaatataaaacaagcaCATATATTGATATATAGGCTAtcaatgcacacaaacaccatatTGCTAAGCTCGGTATATGGAGAATAACTTCAAAATTGCAGGTAAGGAAATTACCTGACTGATGCAAGCAAGCAAGCACTGATAAAGAGGTATTGATCTGACTATTTTACCATACTGTGTTCTGAGCAATGAAGTCCTGTTTTGAGTACATAgatttttatttcagaattttAGTGTAGATTTTTCCCAAGAATGTAGCTGCCGTGCTGAAGTTACATTTCATGTCATCAAGATTTTGAAAATACTGtcagtttttaagaaacactttagatttctttttttttctcctaatgTGTATGTAAGTCTAAACCTTAAATGTAAacttaaacacacaacatattttgcatttatttcttATAAGTCAGTGAGCAAAACAGTAGAGATGCTGAACTGAACACTACTCACTTACTATACTGAATCCATATTTTCAGTGAATAGCTGAAATACTGGTGTGAAATATTTGTCTCTCATAATAACTTGACTGATAGGTGGTGACTTTTTAGggcttttattgttgtcatgtttctaccagtaaaataatattttgtagGGATTAGAGGAAGGGGAAGTTCTTGTAAGGGGAACTTCATTTTGCTCTCCTTGTATAATGAAATCACTGATAAAGTCAAAACTCTGAGTTACATTGAATGTTGGAGCCTCAAAGTGGTTACATATTAAGTACTTATAATATTTATACTCTAACACACATAACTTTATTAGCAattaaactgcattttattAGTGAAAAGTGATTTATAGATAAAGTCTTTGGCAGTTTATtatttgtgttaaaataaacattttaaggaGATTTTAAATTGTTCTTTTTACTTGTAACTACTGCATCAGGTGGTTGATATAGCTTTACTTTAATTAACGGCTTTTAAGCATCTCGACGTGAAATCTGATCCTCGCAAGAGATGCAAGAGATGCAAGAGATGTGTCAGTGTAAGAAAGTCTGGATTGTAAAGATTTGGAAAATCCGACCCTTACTAAGATACCTCCTAACCAGAAACCTGCTGCTCCTCAGACAAAGTGACAGCAACAGAGGTGGAAGAGGAGCAGGGTGTAGACTCTTCTGATTCGTTGGCAAGGATGAAGACGGAGCAGTCAGTTTGGTCAGTGGTGACAGAGGAGGTGGAGCTGTCAGAGCTCTCACTGTCGGACTGGGAGACGTGGCAGTACTCGCGGACAGGACAGGCACGCTCATTGTAGCTAGCCTTAAAACCTTCTTTAAGGCCTTTGGACATTCGCAGCCaatcctttaaaaaaaggagaaaaaaaaggattaatgACTTGCTTTTTAAGTCACCTCATATGAAAGTACATTACTGTTTCTCAGTATTCCACCAAATGGGACTTTCATCAGTTGAGTATGAGCATGGTGGATATTAATCTACAGTCCTACGCCTCAATAAGTTAAATGCTACTAACCTCGATGTCATCATGGAACAGGGATGGCTTTGGAACCACAGGGATGAAGATAATTCTGAGCCTGTAATGGGAGGTAGGCACATTTTCACTCTCAGATGATCATATCAGCAACAGCTCATCTATATTTGTTCCTTGCTCTTAACCTCACTTTTGGCATAAAACATATATCACTGACATCTTATGGTTATATGATGTCTTCAAGGTCTCCCTCTTTTTGgactgtggttaaaaaaaagacactattCCATGAATATAAAACAGTCCTCTTACATGTAAAGTGATTGAAATGGCATTAAAAAAGAGTGTTATTTTCATCACCACTTACATTTACTGCTGCTttaaataattaacatttttactgcatAGTACTAACAATTGATAACAATTTCATTAAGTGTtgatacaaacaaaatgaatgaaaacaagaggaaataaGTACACTTTGCTGATGCCCCTTGGCTACACTTTAACCCTGTAACTTTCACATGACATATGGGTCAACACACCTCTCATGGTGCAGCAACATCATGACCAGTAGGACGAGGGTGAGAGCAGCCGAAATTGACACCACTGTGGCCCACACAGACATTGTATTATTCGGTTGATTAGTTTCTGtttgggggagagagagagatagagaaggggggggggcattGTGATTGATGATATATCATGTGTGCTTTGATGAAAAAGTCACCAAATTCACAGTAACATGAGGTTTGCTTAGTCAAATAACCCAAGCACAGATTGAAAGGGAAATATGTAAGGTTTTACTGCCCTATTGCCCAAACCGATcatcaaatactgtacatgggCTGGTTTTCAatgacatttttggctttgaAAGTTCATTTACCGCCCTGTATTATGtttggaaacaaacaaatagtGGTAGTTACTGTAAAACATTCTAGCTGATAATTACTGTAGTGTCATAGTACAACAACAAGTGGAAGTCACTTCACTCTGTCCGTACAGGCTATGTAAGTTATATTGTGATAATTTCTTTGTGCAGTTTTACCCGTGCCATTGTTGGATCCCCACGTAACAGGCTCACTCCAGTCACTCCAGTATTCAGACTCTCCACAGTCGTTCCCTATTCTGCTTCTCACTTGCAGCTCATACACGGAACTACTAGATGGCATGTTGATGCAGTAATTCTGCTTCCCAATACTGACTTTAGAAGACTGTGAcatgaagaagagaaaggagatGAGCAGGGAaggaaaggcaaaaaaaaaaaaagataacgaattacagaatgaaaaaaagagggatGAAGACAATGATGAATCTATTTTCTGTTCCTTCAAGTTGCCCACCTGCCACTTCTTGTTGTTGGACCTGAAGCGAACCTCACTCTCCACACAGCCATAAGAGGTCTGATTCCAGTAGTACCACAGGTTAGAGTCTGATACATTTTGGACAGTCAGGTTGGTTGGTGGATTTAACCTGACTGCAGATGACAAAGATAGAGAATATACAATGTGATGACATAGTGGTAAGATAGAAATGCCAGTTTTATTGTCTTATAGTCTGTTTTTATATGAGAATTCTAGCATTGTTTCCCTTTCCTAGaaaatatttatagatttaaGTTACAGCTGCTGCACCAGTAGGTGTAAAAAGTCTCTCCCTTTCCAAATAAAATGGCATCTCTTTAATTAATTGCTTTACTATTTGGAATAATGTTATGCTGCACTCCAGTAAATAAGCATACCTTTGCCTTTAAGTTCATGGTCCTTCCCAGTCTTGCTGTCGCCATGTATAAGTACCGTGTGAAATGTATCGAACCTCTGCTCTTTCTTGTAGGGAAATTTACACCCGATGATTGTGTTGTTCACTGACAGATAGTTGCCGCAGTCACTGCCTTCGTCATTATGGAACCTGAATAAAAACCACCATTTAGTCACTGTAGATCCACACATAAAGCAAAGTATGCAGTCATATCAATTGTAAATATAGTAGTGGATCATTTAATAATCAGGTAATCTGCAGTGGGCATATTGGTTGGTGGGAGTTCTTAAATAGGTGATATCAAGGGCTACATGTAATATCAGATTAGGGACATATTCTGTTATAATAAGATATACTTTTCTACATGATGTCAAAAATCAGGGCCTTTGTTTATCAAATCTTCTTGTAATTAACTTCAGAGACCTCTGGAGCTCTCTA includes the following:
- the LOC137195812 gene encoding cytokine receptor common subunit gamma-like, coding for MTTTLLLLLCLTGVVIANEPPDVDCIVVHLAAVHCFWNKQGTPEVNYTFYGKFHNDEGSDCGNYLSVNNTIIGCKFPYKKEQRFDTFHTVLIHGDSKTGKDHELKGKVRLNPPTNLTVQNVSDSNLWYYWNQTSYGCVESEVRFRSNNKKWQSSKVSIGKQNYCINMPSSSSVYELQVRSRIGNDCGESEYWSDWSEPVTWGSNNGTETNQPNNTMSVWATVVSISAALTLVLLVMMLLHHERLRIIFIPVVPKPSLFHDDIEDWLRMSKGLKEGFKASYNERACPVREYCHVSQSDSESSDSSTSSVTTDQTDCSVFILANESEESTPCSSSTSVAVTLSEEQQVSG